The following coding sequences lie in one Apium graveolens cultivar Ventura chromosome 3, ASM990537v1, whole genome shotgun sequence genomic window:
- the LOC141712133 gene encoding calcium sensing receptor, chloroplastic, whose amino-acid sequence MALRASATARPPISSPPRTSSPTKTTQKPQIFKPKTVSISTTNTLSLIALFTAPLDAKAISLPKEQIVSSITQVEDTIGQVQEVGSSVFDVLGKVFGVVSEAVKPGIDAALPILQQAGDQAGKYAFPTISEASKKAQEAIMQSSGFDMETAAKTVADAAQQTTKVIEVAKPIASSTAETIISTDPVVLAGTGGALFLAYLLLPPVLSVISFNFRGFKGGLTPAQTLDLISTKNYILIDIRSEKDKDKAGIPRLPSSAKNKMISIPLEELPSKIRGLVRDSKKLEAELAAIKVSYLKKISKGSNIVILGTYSDSAKIVAKVLTSLGFKNCWIVADGFSGSKGWLQSRLGTDSYNLSFAQVLSPSRIISGSRFGTTSSTKLLSD is encoded by the exons ATGGCCTTGAGAGCTTCAGCCACAGCAAGACCACCCATTTCATCACCACCTAGAACTTCTTCACCTACTAAAACAACACAAAAGCCACAAATTTTTAAGCCCAAAACTGTCTCTATATCTACAACAAACACACTTTCTTTGATTGCTCTTTTCACTGCTCCACTTGATGCTAAAGCTATTAGTCTACCCAAAGAACAAATTGTGTCATCCATCACTCAA GTTGAAGATACAATTGGTCAAGTTCAAGAAGTTGGTTCTAGTGTTTTTGATGTTTTAGGCAAAGTTTTTGGAGTTGTGTCTGAAGCAGTGAAGCCGGGGATTGATGCAGCATTGCCCATCTTGCAGCAAGCTGGAGACCAGGCTGGAAAGTATGCTTTTCCTACAATTTCAGAAGCTTCTAAGAAAGCTCAAGAAGCAATAATGCAAAGCTCTGGATTTGATATGGAAACTGCTGCTAAG ACAGTTGCTGATGCAGCTCAACAGACTACAAAGGTGATAGAAGTTGCCAAGCCTATAGCATCATCAACTGCTGAAACCATCATTTCAACCGACCCTGTGGTACTTGCAGGGACTGGCGGAGCATTATTCCTTGCATATTTGCTACTTCCTCCTGTCTTATCTGTCATTTCCTTTAACTTTCGTGGATTCAAAG GCGGGCTCACTCCTGCTCAAACTCTTGATCTCATATCTACAAAGAATTACATTTTGATTGACATTAGATCAGAGAAGGACAAGGACAAGGCTGGCATTCCTCGTCTCCCTTCAAGTGCGAAGAACAAGATGATCTCAATCCC TTTGGAAGAATTGCCTAGCAAAATTAGAGGCCTTGTCAGAGACTCTAAGAAGCTAGAAGCTGAATTAGCAGCTATCAAGGTTTCTTACCTCAAGAAAATAAGTAAAGGTTCCAACATTGTGATTCTGGGCAC GTACTCGGATTCAGCCAAAATAGTTGCTAAAGTACTAACAAGCCTGGGCTTCAAGAATTGCTGGATAGTGGCAGATGGTTTCTCCGGAAGCAAAGGGTGGTTGCAGAGTCGATTAGGAACAGATTCGTACAATCTATCTTTTGCACAGGTTCTATCACCATCTCGGATCATATCTGGATCGCGGTTTGGAACAACCAGTTCTACTAAGTTGCTCTCGGATTAA
- the LOC141714113 gene encoding uncharacterized protein LOC141714113, protein MLKWAVELGQFDLEYMPRTTIKGLADFLLEFDYEVDDRALVVSHPYHNKEFLEEFLHPWWILHVDGAFNNGGAGAGIVLLSPEGHHLISEIHFKFCATKKDAECEVLINGLMITLEMGVRNLIAKSDSELVVNQVNGGFQAREPRTELYLRCTQRLIGKFKEVRLECVPCEKNNNTDALAKMGSQQEAVLLGSIPLKI, encoded by the coding sequence ATGTTGAAATGGGCTGTGGAGTTGGGTCAGTTTGACTTGGAGTATATGCCCCGCACAACGATCAAAGGGCTAGCTGATTTCTTGTTAGAATTTGATTATGAGGTTGATGATAGGGCTTTGGTGGTGTCGCATCCATATCATAATAAGGAGTTCTTAGAAGAGTTTCTACACCCATGGTGGATTTTACATGTGGATGGAGCATttaacaatggaggagcaggCGCGGGCATAGTACTTTTATCTCCGGAGGGCCATCATCTGATAAGTGAAATTCACTTCAAATTCTGTGCGACAAAAAAAGATGCGGAATGTGAAGTATTGATCAATGGCCTAATGATCACTTTGGAAATGGGAGTGCGGAACCTAATTGCAAAGAGTGACTCAGAGCTGGTGGTAAACCAGGTAAATGGGGGGTTTCAAGCTCGAGAACCGCGAACGGAATTGTACTTGAGGTGCACCCAGCGCCTGATTGGGAAGTTCAAAGAAGTTAGGCTGGAATGTGTACCGTGTGAAAAGAACAACAACACAGATGCTCTGGCAAAAATGGGATCCCAGCAGGAGGCTGTGTTGTTGGGATCTATACCCTTAAAAATCTAG
- the LOC141712130 gene encoding putative acyl-activating enzyme 17, peroxisomal isoform X2, with protein MAYKGLDCITSSDIEATGVTSQLAHEIYNKLINIIQIYGPATPDTWQSICTTILTPKLPFLLHQIMYYGCYNDFGPDPPAWIPAPDSAMITNVGKLLQKSGKEFLGSRYKDPVSSFPEFQEFSVLNPEVYWKTVLQEMNISFSVPPQCILKEDICTGSEQSHPGGQWLPGAFLNPAKNCLCLNSNRTLDDIMVVWRNEGNDDMPVNKLTRKELCSEVWLVAHALETLELEKGSAIAIDMPMDVNSVVIYLAIVLAGYVVVSIADSFASTEISTRLTLSKAKAIFTQDFIVRGDRRLPLYSRVIDAQSPTAIVIPTKDSSFSTMLREGDISWHDFLKRVQRFKEVEYVAVERPVESFTNILFSSGTTGEPKAIPWTLATPLKAAADGWCHMDIRKGDVVAWPTNLGWMMGPWLVYAPLLNGASIALYNGVPLSSGFAKFVQDAEVTMLGVIPSIVRTWRTTNCTDGYDWSAIRCFGSTGEASNVDEYLWLMGRANYKPVIEYCGGTEIGGGFVTGSLLQRQSLAAFSTPAMGCSLFIIDNDGIPIPPNVPGIGELALHPFIFGSSSTLLNGNHYKVYFKDMPAWHGKILRRHGDMFERTSSGYYHAHGRADDTMNLGGIKVSSVEIERITNAVDDSVHETAAIGVPPQGGGPERLVIAVVFKDSNVSTPDLDRLRVSFNSALQKKLNPLFKVSHIVPISSLPRTATNKVMRRILRQNFTKIDHNSKLYKQGA; from the exons ATGGCTTACAAAGGTCTAGATTGTATCACCTCTTCAGACATAGAAGCCACTGGAGTAACTTCACAACTTGCCCATGAAATTTACAATAAACTCATCAATATTATCCAAATTTACGGCCCTGCCACTCCAGATACATGGCAGAGCATTTGTACAACCATCCTCACCCCCAAATTACCTTTCTTGCTTCATCAAATCATGTATTATGGTTGCTACAACGACTTTGGACCCGACCCACCTGCTTGGATACCCGCCCC GGATAGTGCAATGATAACGAATGTTGGGAAACTTCTACAGAAAAGTGGGAAGGAGTTTTTAGGATCAAGATATAAAGATCCTGTATCAAGCTTCCCAGAGTTTCAGGAATTTTCAGTCTTGAATCCGGAG GTGTATTGGAAAACTGTCTTGCAAGAAATGAATATATCATTCTCAGTGCCGCCTCAATGTATTTTGAAGGAGGATATTTGTACTGGAAGCGAGCAGAGTCACCCAGGGGGTCAGTGGCTTCCTGGAGCATTTCTAAATCCTGCAAAGAATTGCTTGTGTTTGAATAGTAACAGAACATTGGATGATATAATGGTAGTATGGCGTAATGAAGGAAATGATGACATGCCAGTCAACAAGTTGACCCGTAAGGAATTGTGCTCAGAAGTCTG GCTAGTCGCACATGCGCTTGAAACTCTTGAATTGGAGAAAGGATCTGCAATTGCAATTGATATGCCTATGGATGTTAATTCTGTGGTGATCTACCTGGCTATTGTTCTGGCAGGCTATGTAGTAGTGTCAATAGCTGATAGTTTTGCTTCAACTGAGATATCAACAAGGCTCACGTTGTCCAAAGCAAAAGCGATTTTCACTCAG GATTTCATTGTCCGTGGTGATAGGCGACTACCTTTGTACAG TAGAGTTATTGATGCCCAATCGCCAACAGCGATTGTAATTCCAACAAAAGACTCCAGCTTTAGCACAATGTTACGCGAGGGTGACATCTCATGGCATGACTTTCTTAAAAGGGTTCAAAGATTCAA AGAAGTTGAATATGTTGCTGTAGAAAGACCAGTTGAATCATTCACTAATATTCTATTCTCTTCAGGCACTACAG GGGAGCCAAAGGCTATTCCTTGGACTCTTGCAACACCTCTGAAAGCAGCTGCAGATGGTTGGTGCCACATGGATATTCGCAAAGGCGATGTTGTTGCTTGGCCCACTAATCTTGGTTGGATGATGGGTCCTTGGCTAGTTTATGCTCCTCTGTTAAATGGAGCTTCAATAGCATTATATAATGGAGTTCCCCTGAGTTCTGGCTTCGCAAAGTTCGTTCAG GATGCGGAAGTGACAATGCTTGGTGTAATTCCAAGTATTGTGAGGACATGGAGAACTACTAATTGTACAGATGGGTATGATTGGTCAGCCATTCG TTGCTTTGGATCCACTGGTGAAGCATCAAACGTAGATGAGTATCTTTGGCTAATGGGAAGAGCCAATTACAAGCCTGTCATTGAGTATTGCGGTGGTACTGAGATTGGGGGTGGATTTGTAACTGGATCACTACTGCAGCGTCAATCTTTGGCTGCCTTTAGCACACCTGCTATGGGATGTAGTCTATTTATAATTGACAATGATGGAATTCCTATA CCACCGAATGTCCCTGGGATTGGTGAACTGGCCCTTCACCCCTTCATATTCGGCTCATCAAGCACGCTACTGAATGGGAACCACTATAAAGTCTACTTTAAAGATATGCCTGCATGGCATGGAAAG ATATTAAGAAGACATGGTGACATGTTTGAGCGTACTTCAAGTGGATACTATCATGCACATGGTCGTGCAGATGATACAATGAATCTTGGGGGTATCAAG GTAAGTTCAGTTGAAATAGAGCGTATCACAAATGCAGTTGACGACTCTGTACACGAGACAGCAGCCATTGGGGTGCCACCGCAGGGAGGTGGACCCGAGAGATTGGTTATTGCTGTGGTTTTTAAAGATTCAAATGTTTCAACACCAGATTTAGATAGGTTAAGGGTATCTTTTAATTCAGCACTGCAGAAGAAATTGAACCCTCTTTTTAAG GTGTCTCATATTGTGCCCATCTCATCTCTTCCCAGAACAGCAACAAATAAGGTTATGAGAAGAATCTTGCGGCAGAATTTTACCAAAATCGACCACAACTCCAAGCT
- the LOC141712130 gene encoding putative acyl-activating enzyme 17, peroxisomal isoform X1, translating into MAYKGLDCITSSDIEATGVTSQLAHEIYNKLINIIQIYGPATPDTWQSICTTILTPKLPFLLHQIMYYGCYNDFGPDPPAWIPAPDSAMITNVGKLLQKSGKEFLGSRYKDPVSSFPEFQEFSVLNPEVYWKTVLQEMNISFSVPPQCILKEDICTGSEQSHPGGQWLPGAFLNPAKNCLCLNSNRTLDDIMVVWRNEGNDDMPVNKLTRKELCSEVWLVAHALETLELEKGSAIAIDMPMDVNSVVIYLAIVLAGYVVVSIADSFASTEISTRLTLSKAKAIFTQDFIVRGDRRLPLYSRVIDAQSPTAIVIPTKDSSFSTMLREGDISWHDFLKRVQRFKEVEYVAVERPVESFTNILFSSGTTGEPKAIPWTLATPLKAAADGWCHMDIRKGDVVAWPTNLGWMMGPWLVYAPLLNGASIALYNGVPLSSGFAKFVQDAEVTMLGVIPSIVRTWRTTNCTDGYDWSAIRCFGSTGEASNVDEYLWLMGRANYKPVIEYCGGTEIGGGFVTGSLLQRQSLAAFSTPAMGCSLFIIDNDGIPIPPNVPGIGELALHPFIFGSSSTLLNGNHYKVYFKDMPAWHGKILRRHGDMFERTSSGYYHAHGRADDTMNLGGIKVSSVEIERITNAVDDSVHETAAIGVPPQGGGPERLVIAVVFKDSNVSTPDLDRLRVSFNSALQKKLNPLFKVSHIVPISSLPRTATNKVMRRILRQNFTKIDHNSKLRYKQGA; encoded by the exons ATGGCTTACAAAGGTCTAGATTGTATCACCTCTTCAGACATAGAAGCCACTGGAGTAACTTCACAACTTGCCCATGAAATTTACAATAAACTCATCAATATTATCCAAATTTACGGCCCTGCCACTCCAGATACATGGCAGAGCATTTGTACAACCATCCTCACCCCCAAATTACCTTTCTTGCTTCATCAAATCATGTATTATGGTTGCTACAACGACTTTGGACCCGACCCACCTGCTTGGATACCCGCCCC GGATAGTGCAATGATAACGAATGTTGGGAAACTTCTACAGAAAAGTGGGAAGGAGTTTTTAGGATCAAGATATAAAGATCCTGTATCAAGCTTCCCAGAGTTTCAGGAATTTTCAGTCTTGAATCCGGAG GTGTATTGGAAAACTGTCTTGCAAGAAATGAATATATCATTCTCAGTGCCGCCTCAATGTATTTTGAAGGAGGATATTTGTACTGGAAGCGAGCAGAGTCACCCAGGGGGTCAGTGGCTTCCTGGAGCATTTCTAAATCCTGCAAAGAATTGCTTGTGTTTGAATAGTAACAGAACATTGGATGATATAATGGTAGTATGGCGTAATGAAGGAAATGATGACATGCCAGTCAACAAGTTGACCCGTAAGGAATTGTGCTCAGAAGTCTG GCTAGTCGCACATGCGCTTGAAACTCTTGAATTGGAGAAAGGATCTGCAATTGCAATTGATATGCCTATGGATGTTAATTCTGTGGTGATCTACCTGGCTATTGTTCTGGCAGGCTATGTAGTAGTGTCAATAGCTGATAGTTTTGCTTCAACTGAGATATCAACAAGGCTCACGTTGTCCAAAGCAAAAGCGATTTTCACTCAG GATTTCATTGTCCGTGGTGATAGGCGACTACCTTTGTACAG TAGAGTTATTGATGCCCAATCGCCAACAGCGATTGTAATTCCAACAAAAGACTCCAGCTTTAGCACAATGTTACGCGAGGGTGACATCTCATGGCATGACTTTCTTAAAAGGGTTCAAAGATTCAA AGAAGTTGAATATGTTGCTGTAGAAAGACCAGTTGAATCATTCACTAATATTCTATTCTCTTCAGGCACTACAG GGGAGCCAAAGGCTATTCCTTGGACTCTTGCAACACCTCTGAAAGCAGCTGCAGATGGTTGGTGCCACATGGATATTCGCAAAGGCGATGTTGTTGCTTGGCCCACTAATCTTGGTTGGATGATGGGTCCTTGGCTAGTTTATGCTCCTCTGTTAAATGGAGCTTCAATAGCATTATATAATGGAGTTCCCCTGAGTTCTGGCTTCGCAAAGTTCGTTCAG GATGCGGAAGTGACAATGCTTGGTGTAATTCCAAGTATTGTGAGGACATGGAGAACTACTAATTGTACAGATGGGTATGATTGGTCAGCCATTCG TTGCTTTGGATCCACTGGTGAAGCATCAAACGTAGATGAGTATCTTTGGCTAATGGGAAGAGCCAATTACAAGCCTGTCATTGAGTATTGCGGTGGTACTGAGATTGGGGGTGGATTTGTAACTGGATCACTACTGCAGCGTCAATCTTTGGCTGCCTTTAGCACACCTGCTATGGGATGTAGTCTATTTATAATTGACAATGATGGAATTCCTATA CCACCGAATGTCCCTGGGATTGGTGAACTGGCCCTTCACCCCTTCATATTCGGCTCATCAAGCACGCTACTGAATGGGAACCACTATAAAGTCTACTTTAAAGATATGCCTGCATGGCATGGAAAG ATATTAAGAAGACATGGTGACATGTTTGAGCGTACTTCAAGTGGATACTATCATGCACATGGTCGTGCAGATGATACAATGAATCTTGGGGGTATCAAG GTAAGTTCAGTTGAAATAGAGCGTATCACAAATGCAGTTGACGACTCTGTACACGAGACAGCAGCCATTGGGGTGCCACCGCAGGGAGGTGGACCCGAGAGATTGGTTATTGCTGTGGTTTTTAAAGATTCAAATGTTTCAACACCAGATTTAGATAGGTTAAGGGTATCTTTTAATTCAGCACTGCAGAAGAAATTGAACCCTCTTTTTAAG GTGTCTCATATTGTGCCCATCTCATCTCTTCCCAGAACAGCAACAAATAAGGTTATGAGAAGAATCTTGCGGCAGAATTTTACCAAAATCGACCACAACTCCAAGCT
- the LOC141714114 gene encoding uncharacterized protein LOC141714114 has product MEVYMDDMLVKSKEANDHIEHLMEIFNILKRGIEANPAKIKALLDMKSPTSVKQVQSLTGKIAALNRFVSKSSDRCKEFFKAIKVAGKDFMWTRECEEALRRIK; this is encoded by the exons ATGGAGGTTTATATGGACGATATGTTGGTGAAATCGAAGGAGGCAAATGATCATATTGAGCACCTGATGGAGATATTTAACATTTTAAAGAG GGGAATTGAAGCCAACCCTGCGAAGATTAAGGCACTGCTAGACATGAAGTCTCCCACGAGTGTAAAGCAGGTGCAAAGCTTAACCGGAAAAATCGCTGCGTTGAATCGATTTGTCTCTAAATCATCCGACAGATGTAAGGAATTCTTTAAGGCGATTAAGGTGGCAGGGAAAGACTTTATGTGGACACGAGAATGTGAGGAAGCTTTAAGGAGGATTAAATAG
- the LOC141714112 gene encoding uncharacterized protein LOC141714112, translating to MVPVEVSSGSLRRDRYTEEDAEVNQRLHFDLLEETRENSQLRLAAYQQRAARYYNKKVKGQLLKVGDLVLRKVMPNTKNPHHRMFGANWEGPYKIKAILWKGTYHL from the coding sequence ATGGTTCCTGTGGAGGTTAGCTCAGGATCGCTTCGCAGAGATCGTTACACGGAGGAAGATGCAGAAGTTAACCAAAGGCTTCATTTTGACCTTTTGGAAGAAACCAGGGAAAACTCCCAGCTAAGGCTCGCGGCATACCAACAGCGTGCTGCACGGTACTACaacaagaaggtaaagggacaACTATTGAAGGTAGGAGATCTGGTGCTCAGGAAGGTGATGCCAAACACAAAGAATCCCCATCACAGAatgtttggagctaattgggaaggaccatacaagataaAAGCAATCTTATGGAAGGGGACTTATCACCTTTAA
- the LOC141712130 gene encoding putative acyl-activating enzyme 17, peroxisomal isoform X3: MAYKGLDCITSSDIEATGVTSQLAHEIYNKLINIIQIYGPATPDTWQSICTTILTPKLPFLLHQIMYYGCYNDFGPDPPAWIPAPDSAMITNVGKLLQKSGKEFLGSRYKDPVSSFPEFQEFSVLNPEVYWKTVLQEMNISFSVPPQCILKEDICTGSEQSHPGGQWLPGAFLNPAKNCLCLNSNRTLDDIMVVWRNEGNDDMPVNKLTRKELCSEVWLVAHALETLELEKGSAIAIDMPMDVNSVVIYLAIVLAGYVVVSIADSFASTEISTRLTLSKAKAIFTQDFIVRGDRRLPLYSRVIDAQSPTAIVIPTKDSSFSTMLREGDISWHDFLKRVQRFKEVEYVAVERPVESFTNILFSSGTTGEPKAIPWTLATPLKAAADGWCHMDIRKGDVVAWPTNLGWMMGPWLVYAPLLNGASIALYNGVPLSSGFAKFVQDAEVTMLGVIPSIVRTWRTTNCTDGYDWSAIRCFGSTGEASNVDEYLWLMGRANYKPVIEYCGGTEIGGGFVTGSLLQRQSLAAFSTPAMGCSLFIIDNDGIPIPPNVPGIGELALHPFIFGSSSTLLNGNHYKVYFKDMPAWHGKILRRHGDMFERTSSGYYHAHGRADDTMNLGGIKVSSVEIERITNAVDDSVHETAAIGVPPQGGGPERLVIAVVFKDSNVSTPDLDRLRVSFNSALQKKLNPLFKVSHIVPISSLPRTATNKVMRRILRQNFTKIDHNSKLIIIV; the protein is encoded by the exons ATGGCTTACAAAGGTCTAGATTGTATCACCTCTTCAGACATAGAAGCCACTGGAGTAACTTCACAACTTGCCCATGAAATTTACAATAAACTCATCAATATTATCCAAATTTACGGCCCTGCCACTCCAGATACATGGCAGAGCATTTGTACAACCATCCTCACCCCCAAATTACCTTTCTTGCTTCATCAAATCATGTATTATGGTTGCTACAACGACTTTGGACCCGACCCACCTGCTTGGATACCCGCCCC GGATAGTGCAATGATAACGAATGTTGGGAAACTTCTACAGAAAAGTGGGAAGGAGTTTTTAGGATCAAGATATAAAGATCCTGTATCAAGCTTCCCAGAGTTTCAGGAATTTTCAGTCTTGAATCCGGAG GTGTATTGGAAAACTGTCTTGCAAGAAATGAATATATCATTCTCAGTGCCGCCTCAATGTATTTTGAAGGAGGATATTTGTACTGGAAGCGAGCAGAGTCACCCAGGGGGTCAGTGGCTTCCTGGAGCATTTCTAAATCCTGCAAAGAATTGCTTGTGTTTGAATAGTAACAGAACATTGGATGATATAATGGTAGTATGGCGTAATGAAGGAAATGATGACATGCCAGTCAACAAGTTGACCCGTAAGGAATTGTGCTCAGAAGTCTG GCTAGTCGCACATGCGCTTGAAACTCTTGAATTGGAGAAAGGATCTGCAATTGCAATTGATATGCCTATGGATGTTAATTCTGTGGTGATCTACCTGGCTATTGTTCTGGCAGGCTATGTAGTAGTGTCAATAGCTGATAGTTTTGCTTCAACTGAGATATCAACAAGGCTCACGTTGTCCAAAGCAAAAGCGATTTTCACTCAG GATTTCATTGTCCGTGGTGATAGGCGACTACCTTTGTACAG TAGAGTTATTGATGCCCAATCGCCAACAGCGATTGTAATTCCAACAAAAGACTCCAGCTTTAGCACAATGTTACGCGAGGGTGACATCTCATGGCATGACTTTCTTAAAAGGGTTCAAAGATTCAA AGAAGTTGAATATGTTGCTGTAGAAAGACCAGTTGAATCATTCACTAATATTCTATTCTCTTCAGGCACTACAG GGGAGCCAAAGGCTATTCCTTGGACTCTTGCAACACCTCTGAAAGCAGCTGCAGATGGTTGGTGCCACATGGATATTCGCAAAGGCGATGTTGTTGCTTGGCCCACTAATCTTGGTTGGATGATGGGTCCTTGGCTAGTTTATGCTCCTCTGTTAAATGGAGCTTCAATAGCATTATATAATGGAGTTCCCCTGAGTTCTGGCTTCGCAAAGTTCGTTCAG GATGCGGAAGTGACAATGCTTGGTGTAATTCCAAGTATTGTGAGGACATGGAGAACTACTAATTGTACAGATGGGTATGATTGGTCAGCCATTCG TTGCTTTGGATCCACTGGTGAAGCATCAAACGTAGATGAGTATCTTTGGCTAATGGGAAGAGCCAATTACAAGCCTGTCATTGAGTATTGCGGTGGTACTGAGATTGGGGGTGGATTTGTAACTGGATCACTACTGCAGCGTCAATCTTTGGCTGCCTTTAGCACACCTGCTATGGGATGTAGTCTATTTATAATTGACAATGATGGAATTCCTATA CCACCGAATGTCCCTGGGATTGGTGAACTGGCCCTTCACCCCTTCATATTCGGCTCATCAAGCACGCTACTGAATGGGAACCACTATAAAGTCTACTTTAAAGATATGCCTGCATGGCATGGAAAG ATATTAAGAAGACATGGTGACATGTTTGAGCGTACTTCAAGTGGATACTATCATGCACATGGTCGTGCAGATGATACAATGAATCTTGGGGGTATCAAG GTAAGTTCAGTTGAAATAGAGCGTATCACAAATGCAGTTGACGACTCTGTACACGAGACAGCAGCCATTGGGGTGCCACCGCAGGGAGGTGGACCCGAGAGATTGGTTATTGCTGTGGTTTTTAAAGATTCAAATGTTTCAACACCAGATTTAGATAGGTTAAGGGTATCTTTTAATTCAGCACTGCAGAAGAAATTGAACCCTCTTTTTAAG GTGTCTCATATTGTGCCCATCTCATCTCTTCCCAGAACAGCAACAAATAAGGTTATGAGAAGAATCTTGCGGCAGAATTTTACCAAAATCGACCACAACTCCAAGCT